In Capsicum annuum cultivar UCD-10X-F1 chromosome 11, UCD10Xv1.1, whole genome shotgun sequence, one genomic interval encodes:
- the LOC107852750 gene encoding chalcone--flavanone isomerase isoform X2, protein MASITKVQVDNNVFPPSVVKPPGSNTTLFLAGIRGVDIEGKFVKCTAIGVYMEESAVPFLAAKWKGKSSKELTDSVEFFRDIVTGPFEKFFRVTMITPLTGKQYSEKVAENCVANWKALGTYGDAESEAIEKFLSAFQSENFPPGASILFTQSPAGSLTISFSKDDSVPGTGNAVIENKQLSEAVLESIIGKHGVSPAAKNSLAKRVSELLKSNAEAPVFEKPASDQPAI, encoded by the exons ATGGCGTCCATTACTAAAGTGCAGGTTGATAACAATGTGTTTCCACCATCTGTTGTTAAACCTCCTGGTTCTAACACCACCTTGTTCCTTGCTG GGATTAGAGGGGTGGATATTGAAGGAAAATTTGTGAAGTGCACTGCGATCGGGGTGTACATGGAAGAGAGTGCCGTTCCATTTCTTGCTGCTAAATGGAAAGGGAAAAGCTCCAAGGAGTTGACCGATTCAGTTGAATTCTTCAGGGATATTGTTACAG GtccctttgaaaaattctttcgAGTCACTATGATTACGCCCTTGACGGGTAAGCAATACTCTGAGAAGGTGGCAGAAAATTGTGTTGCCAATTGGAAAGCATTAGGAACCTACGGTGATGCAGAGAGTGAGGCCATCGAAAAGTTTCTCAGTGCTTTTCAGAGTGAAAACTTCCCACCTGGTGCCTCCATCCTTTTTACTCAATCACCGGCTGGGTCATTGACG ATTAGCTTCTCTAAAGATGATTCAGTTCCTGGCACTGGGAATGCTGTTATAGAGAACAAACAACTGTCAGAAGCGGTGCTGGAATCCATAATTGGCAAGCACGGAGTTTCACCTGCCGCAAAGAATAGTCTTGCCAAAAGAGTATCGGAATTGTTAAAGAGCAACGCTGAGGCGCCAGTTTTTGAAAAACCAGCAAGTGATCAACCTGCTATCTAG
- the LOC107852745 gene encoding peroxidase 11, which yields MASINFFQSRIMIFKFLIFVFICNCLSKLINGISDSHLSLDYYKKTCPSVEGIVRKEMECACLSDPRNAALILRLHFHDCFVQGCDGSVLLDDTVTLKGEKNAPNNKNALKGFRIIDKIKNSIESECPGIVSCADILTIAARDAVLLVGGPYWDVPLGRKDSRNAAYELTDTNLPTADEGLISIISKFISQGLSVTDMVALSGAHTIGKARCVNFRKRIYGDFKMTSTSMISPISSSYLSELKSLCPPIDQINGSSDNNETSMDNITPDLFDNSYYHVLLKGEGLINSDQELYSSFLGIQTKKIVEKYAANTIAFFEQFAQSMVKMGNITNPETYVNGEIRKSCRFVNS from the exons ATGGcttctattaatttttttcaatcaagaattatgattttcaaattcttgatttttgtatttatttgcaATTGTCTTAGCAAATTGATTAATGGAATTAGTGATTCACATTTAAGTCTTGATTATTACAAGAAAACATGTCCTTCTGTAGAAGGAATTGTGAGAAAAGAAATGGAATGTGCATGTCTTTCTGATCCTCGTAATGCTGCTTTGATTTTGAGATTACATTTTCATGATTGCTTTGTTCAg GGTTGCGACGGCTCGGTTTTGCTGGATGATACAGTGACATTAAAAGGAGAAAAGAATGCTCCAAACAACAAGAATGCACTAAAAGGATTCAGAattattgataaaattaaaaacagCATTGAATCTGAATGCCCAGGAATTGTTTCTTGTGCTGATATTCTAACTATTGCTGCTAGAGATGCTGTTCTTTTG GTTGGTGGACCTTATTGGGATGTTCCATTAGGTAGAAAAGATTCAAGAAATGCAGCATATGAATTGACAGATACAAATCTACCAACAGCAGATGAAGGattaatttctattatttctaagtttATTTCACAGGGACTTTCTGTTACTGATATGGTTGCTCTTTCTG GTGCACATACAATAGGGAAAGCAAGATGTGTGAATTTCAGAAAAAGAATATATGGAGATTTCAAAATGACAAGTACTTCAATGATAAGTCCAATTTCTTCATCATACCTTAGTGAAttaaaatcattatgtcctccaATTGATCAAATTAATGGATCATCAGACAACAATGAAACATCAATGGACAATATTACCCCTGATTTATTTGATAATTCTTATTATCATGTCTTGCTTAAAGGTGAAGGACTTATAAATTCAGATCAAGAATTATATTCAAGTTTTCTTGGAATTCAAACAAAGAAAATTGTTGAGAAATATGCTGCAAATACAATTGCATTTTTTGAACAATTTGCTCAGTCAATGGTCAAAATGGGAAATATTACAAATCCAGAGACTTATGTGAATGGAGAGATTAGAAAGAGCTGCAGATTTGTCAATTCATAG
- the LOC107852750 gene encoding chalcone--flavanone isomerase isoform X1: MASITKVQVDNNVFPPSVVKPPGSNTTLFLAGAGIRGVDIEGKFVKCTAIGVYMEESAVPFLAAKWKGKSSKELTDSVEFFRDIVTGPFEKFFRVTMITPLTGKQYSEKVAENCVANWKALGTYGDAESEAIEKFLSAFQSENFPPGASILFTQSPAGSLTISFSKDDSVPGTGNAVIENKQLSEAVLESIIGKHGVSPAAKNSLAKRVSELLKSNAEAPVFEKPASDQPAI; encoded by the exons ATGGCGTCCATTACTAAAGTGCAGGTTGATAACAATGTGTTTCCACCATCTGTTGTTAAACCTCCTGGTTCTAACACCACCTTGTTCCTTGCTGGTGCag GGATTAGAGGGGTGGATATTGAAGGAAAATTTGTGAAGTGCACTGCGATCGGGGTGTACATGGAAGAGAGTGCCGTTCCATTTCTTGCTGCTAAATGGAAAGGGAAAAGCTCCAAGGAGTTGACCGATTCAGTTGAATTCTTCAGGGATATTGTTACAG GtccctttgaaaaattctttcgAGTCACTATGATTACGCCCTTGACGGGTAAGCAATACTCTGAGAAGGTGGCAGAAAATTGTGTTGCCAATTGGAAAGCATTAGGAACCTACGGTGATGCAGAGAGTGAGGCCATCGAAAAGTTTCTCAGTGCTTTTCAGAGTGAAAACTTCCCACCTGGTGCCTCCATCCTTTTTACTCAATCACCGGCTGGGTCATTGACG ATTAGCTTCTCTAAAGATGATTCAGTTCCTGGCACTGGGAATGCTGTTATAGAGAACAAACAACTGTCAGAAGCGGTGCTGGAATCCATAATTGGCAAGCACGGAGTTTCACCTGCCGCAAAGAATAGTCTTGCCAAAAGAGTATCGGAATTGTTAAAGAGCAACGCTGAGGCGCCAGTTTTTGAAAAACCAGCAAGTGATCAACCTGCTATCTAG